The Winogradskyella schleiferi genome has a window encoding:
- a CDS encoding T9SS type A sorting domain-containing protein gives MKTNSLFKKMTFVLLCLCALQLSWSQAINYNEAISGDLSNNPSATLFTVVPGTNTWTGTLGPTGGTSNTGDNFTVVVPENVALTNLTFTRTSGGGGSLFDYGWNACGPYTPSTTGTSLNHVFSPELGPGNYCSNLTVGFATAGANWTVTVVAISTGTDPCAALGGDSDGDGVCDVNDGCPNDANKIAPGDCGCGVADTDTDGDGSADCFDACPNDPNKIAPGICGCGVPDADTDNDGTADCNDACPNDPNKTAPGACGCGVVDTDTDGDGTADCNDFDDDNDGLDDADEVACGSDPVNVSSTCEICDGLDNDLNDGVDEGFTDSDSDGKADCVDMDDDNDGTTDIDEIACGSDPLNASSTCEVCDGVDNDLNDGVDEGFTDTDGDGKADCIDLDDDNDGVADGDDSSPLNQFVCRDADGDGCDDCSSGTDDAANDGTDTDGDGLCNAGDIDDDNDGVVDVDDLEPLNPFICRDADNDGCDDCSSGTDDVGNDGTDTDGDGLCDTGDVDDDNDGQLDSDEIACGSDPLDSNSLSPDNDSDNSPDCVDPDDDNDGVLDGDDNCPLISNADQTDDDRDGIGNVCDPVFDIGVLIDDVINYIEGLGLNNGQTNSLVKQLQDGLDKYCDGKTNAALNKFNAFINHVQDLALNGVISVNTATILIDAANVTINAITNGSVVCPSLGSRNAPVVNEVLTFNGTQIKLYPNPAVDNIKIYIKSVHDKNAVVTIYNVLGVVVLHKSITIGKSEVVIDLSVNELSNGLHFAKVQIGNETILQRFIIKK, from the coding sequence ATGAAAACAAATTCACTTTTTAAAAAAATGACCTTCGTGCTATTATGTCTATGCGCGTTACAACTCTCTTGGTCGCAAGCCATTAATTACAATGAAGCGATCTCTGGAGACTTATCAAACAACCCTTCTGCAACCTTATTTACAGTTGTGCCAGGCACCAACACTTGGACAGGAACATTAGGGCCAACAGGCGGAACATCAAATACTGGAGACAACTTCACCGTTGTTGTACCAGAAAATGTGGCTTTAACTAATTTGACCTTCACCAGAACTAGTGGTGGCGGCGGTAGCCTTTTTGACTATGGTTGGAATGCTTGCGGACCTTATACGCCATCTACGACGGGTACAAGTCTAAATCATGTGTTTAGTCCAGAGCTTGGCCCAGGTAACTATTGTTCCAATTTAACGGTAGGCTTTGCTACAGCCGGAGCAAATTGGACCGTCACTGTTGTAGCTATTTCAACAGGAACCGACCCTTGCGCAGCATTGGGTGGGGATTCAGACGGTGATGGTGTCTGTGATGTTAATGACGGTTGTCCAAATGATGCAAACAAGATTGCACCAGGAGATTGTGGCTGCGGTGTTGCTGATACCGATACAGATGGCGACGGTTCGGCAGATTGTTTTGATGCCTGTCCGAACGATCCAAACAAAATTGCACCAGGCATTTGTGGTTGTGGTGTCCCTGATGCCGATACTGACAATGACGGTACGGCAGATTGTAACGATGCCTGCCCCAACGACCCGAACAAAACGGCACCAGGAGCTTGTGGCTGTGGTGTGGTTGACACCGATACAGATGGTGATGGTACAGCAGATTGCAACGACTTTGACGACGATAATGATGGCTTAGATGACGCTGATGAAGTGGCCTGCGGATCGGATCCTGTAAATGTCAGTTCAACTTGTGAAATTTGTGATGGTCTGGACAATGATCTTAATGATGGTGTTGATGAAGGGTTTACTGATTCTGATAGTGATGGTAAAGCAGATTGTGTGGATATGGATGACGACAATGATGGTACAACTGATATAGACGAAATAGCCTGTGGATCTGACCCCTTAAATGCCAGTTCAACTTGTGAGGTTTGTGATGGTGTGGATAATGATCTTAATGATGGTGTTGATGAAGGTTTTACAGATACCGATGGTGATGGTAAAGCAGATTGTATAGATCTTGATGATGATAATGATGGCGTTGCAGATGGTGATGATTCAAGCCCATTAAACCAATTTGTCTGCAGAGATGCTGATGGCGATGGTTGCGATGACTGTTCTAGTGGCACTGATGATGCAGCAAATGATGGTACCGATACTGATGGTGATGGCCTTTGTAATGCTGGCGATATAGACGATGATAACGATGGTGTGGTTGATGTTGATGATTTAGAGCCCTTGAATCCATTTATATGCAGAGATGCAGATAATGATGGTTGTGATGACTGTTCTAGCGGCACCGATGATGTTGGCAATGATGGCACCGATACGGATGGTGATGGTCTTTGTGATACTGGAGACGTTGATGACGATAATGATGGTCAGTTAGATTCTGACGAAATTGCTTGCGGATCTGATCCCTTAGATAGTAATAGTCTATCTCCAGACAATGATAGTGATAATTCACCAGACTGTGTAGATCCTGACGATGATAATGATGGGGTTCTAGATGGTGATGATAATTGTCCATTGATCTCTAATGCCGATCAAACTGATGATGACAGAGATGGTATTGGTAATGTATGTGATCCTGTTTTTGATATTGGAGTTCTTATTGATGATGTTATTAATTACATTGAAGGTCTAGGACTAAATAATGGACAAACTAATTCTTTGGTTAAGCAATTACAGGATGGACTGGATAAATACTGTGATGGTAAAACAAATGCTGCATTGAACAAATTCAATGCGTTTATTAATCACGTTCAAGATCTTGCATTAAATGGTGTTATTTCGGTAAACACTGCAACTATACTTATTGATGCAGCTAATGTGACTATAAATGCCATTACCAATGGCTCCGTCGTTTGTCCTAGTCTAGGAAGCAGAAATGCACCAGTAGTTAATGAGGTATTGACGTTTAACGGAACGCAAATAAAATTGTATCCAAACCCAGCTGTGGATAATATTAAGATTTATATCAAATCCGTGCATGATAAAAATGCTGTCGTAACTATATACAATGTGTTAGGTGTTGTGGTATTGCATAAAAGTATAACAATAGGCAAATCTGAAGTAGTTATCGATTTGTCCGTGAATGAATTGAGCAATGGCTTACATTTTGCTAAAGTCCAGATTGGAAACGAAACCATATTACAGCGATTTATAATTAAAAAGTAA
- a CDS encoding HupE/UreJ family protein produces the protein MGKHLKTIVLIGSVLCPTLLLAHDVSAGDQAILDNGGLLSYIWVGAKHMLTGYDHLLFLAGVIFFLKGFKDILKFITVFTIGHSITLIGGTFTGIQVNEYLIDAVIALSVLYKGFENLNGFQKLFKVKPPNLLLMVFAFGLIHGLGLSTRLQSFDMGQEQILLKIISFNVGVELGQIAALIPIIFIISKWKEQPSYKAFYKASNVYLVIAGVGLFLYQIVLYFG, from the coding sequence ATGGGCAAACATTTAAAAACTATTGTATTAATCGGCTCTGTTTTGTGTCCAACCCTTTTGTTGGCTCACGACGTCAGCGCAGGTGATCAGGCCATTTTGGATAATGGCGGACTGCTATCTTACATTTGGGTAGGTGCCAAACATATGCTAACGGGCTATGACCATTTGTTGTTTTTAGCCGGAGTCATTTTTTTTCTCAAAGGCTTTAAGGATATCCTAAAATTTATTACGGTATTTACCATTGGCCATAGTATTACTCTTATTGGCGGCACTTTTACGGGCATTCAGGTAAATGAATACCTTATCGATGCCGTCATTGCCCTAAGCGTCCTTTATAAAGGTTTCGAAAATCTTAATGGCTTCCAAAAACTATTTAAGGTCAAACCACCAAATCTATTGCTGATGGTATTTGCGTTTGGGTTGATACATGGCTTGGGCTTATCCACACGATTACAATCCTTTGATATGGGACAGGAACAAATCTTACTTAAGATTATCAGTTTTAACGTTGGTGTGGAGCTTGGGCAAATAGCAGCCTTGATACCCATTATATTTATAATTTCCAAATGGAAGGAACAACCGAGTTATAAAGCTTTTTATAAAGCGTCTAATGTGTATTTGGTCATAGCTGGTGTAGGCCTGTTTCTTTATCAGATAGTACTTTATTTCGGATAG
- a CDS encoding DUF4198 domain-containing protein: MKKIQLTIVALIAFVLLSSHDMFLKLDVYQLQPNTQAVLQLFNGTFNKSDNVIDRNRMLDVSLVGNGKRTAVDSSDWFEKNNITFLNFKTGNAGTWVAGLSTTPSDIALTAEAFNTYLKSDGVRDILENRKQTNTLNKDAVEKYAKHVKTIFQVGDKLSNDWNVNLGYPLEFIPLQNPYELHEGHNLEVRLLFNGAPLKNHFVYVGTNTEAKEEAPTHSHENGEAHSHSHSHDDTETSEHQHPETKQYQTNDDGIVSIDINQSGTWYFRTIKMVESKDEKLTHESNWATLTFGISDGRTVAHNHDQDNSEHAHDHENDQNHDHEHGEATHTHDDDTHSHDEHDDEGFPSYIFWIASFVIIGLLFFWFNKKK, translated from the coding sequence TTTTTAAAATTAGATGTCTACCAATTACAACCGAATACTCAGGCTGTTTTACAACTCTTCAATGGTACTTTCAACAAAAGCGATAATGTAATAGACCGAAATAGAATGCTTGATGTCAGCTTGGTCGGCAATGGAAAACGTACCGCAGTCGATTCATCAGATTGGTTCGAAAAAAACAATATTACCTTCTTAAATTTTAAAACAGGAAACGCAGGCACTTGGGTTGCCGGACTATCCACGACACCAAGCGATATAGCTCTTACGGCAGAAGCGTTCAACACGTATTTAAAGAGCGATGGCGTACGCGACATATTGGAAAACCGTAAACAAACAAATACCTTAAACAAAGATGCCGTTGAAAAATATGCGAAACACGTCAAAACCATTTTTCAGGTAGGCGATAAACTTAGCAACGACTGGAACGTTAATCTAGGCTATCCACTCGAATTTATACCACTTCAAAATCCCTATGAGCTTCACGAAGGGCACAATTTGGAAGTACGTTTGTTATTCAACGGAGCACCGCTTAAAAATCATTTCGTATACGTCGGCACAAATACAGAGGCAAAAGAAGAGGCACCGACACATAGTCACGAGAATGGAGAGGCACACTCGCATTCACATTCGCACGATGATACGGAAACCTCAGAACATCAACATCCTGAAACGAAACAATATCAAACCAATGACGACGGTATTGTTAGTATAGATATCAACCAATCAGGCACTTGGTACTTCCGAACCATTAAGATGGTAGAGTCCAAGGATGAAAAACTGACTCACGAATCCAATTGGGCAACACTTACCTTTGGTATCAGTGATGGGCGTACCGTAGCGCACAATCATGACCAAGACAATAGCGAGCATGCACACGATCATGAAAACGACCAGAACCATGACCATGAACACGGCGAGGCTACACATACCCATGATGACGACACACATTCGCACGACGAACATGACGATGAAGGTTTTCCATCCTACATTTTCTGGATAGCGAGTTTTGTAATCATAGGCCTTTTGTTCTTTTGGTTCAATAAAAAGAAATAA